In Treponema sp. OMZ 798, the following proteins share a genomic window:
- the uraA gene encoding uracil permease, protein MSHKRVYQVDEKVPAGLFLPLSIQHTFAMFGASVLVPIIFGIDAGIVLFMNGVGTLLFIAITKGKAPAYLGSSFAFLGPATLIISSIGFQYAQGAFIVTGLLGCLIAFIIYKFGTSWINIILPPAAMGSVVSLIGFELTGLTVRGGTIGANIMTESASRGDIIVFFITIGAAVLGSVLFKGFLSTISILIASIAGYIAAIFFGMVDFSIIREAGLFTVPHFQFPKFDLMAVITMLPVLLVITSEHISHQVVTSNIVGRDLLKDPGLHRSIFADNFSTALSGLVGGVPTTTYGENIGVMAVTGIYSVYVIAGAAIISICMAFISPLAALIRTVPGNVIGGITFLLYGMIGASGIRLLVDSKVDYSKSKNLILTSVVFTTGLSGLSIKFGEIEFKGMVLASLVAVILSFIFFVFEKLGVLEE, encoded by the coding sequence ATGTCACATAAAAGAGTTTATCAAGTTGACGAAAAAGTTCCTGCGGGGCTTTTCTTACCCTTAAGTATTCAACATACATTTGCAATGTTCGGTGCCTCGGTTTTGGTTCCCATTATCTTCGGAATTGACGCAGGCATAGTTCTATTTATGAACGGGGTCGGCACCCTCTTGTTTATAGCTATAACAAAGGGAAAAGCCCCGGCCTACCTCGGCTCAAGCTTTGCCTTTTTAGGGCCTGCTACCCTGATTATTTCTTCAATAGGCTTTCAATATGCCCAAGGGGCCTTTATAGTAACGGGTCTTCTAGGCTGTCTCATTGCTTTTATAATTTATAAGTTCGGAACCTCATGGATAAACATAATCCTTCCGCCCGCAGCAATGGGCTCTGTGGTTTCCCTCATCGGTTTTGAGCTCACGGGACTCACAGTAAGGGGAGGAACCATCGGGGCAAACATCATGACGGAATCGGCCTCACGGGGAGACATAATAGTCTTTTTTATCACGATAGGGGCAGCCGTTCTGGGCTCCGTTCTTTTTAAGGGCTTTTTATCAACAATTTCCATTTTAATTGCAAGCATTGCAGGCTACATAGCCGCAATCTTTTTCGGTATGGTAGATTTTTCTATAATACGAGAAGCCGGGCTTTTTACGGTTCCTCATTTCCAGTTTCCCAAATTCGACCTTATGGCCGTCATTACAATGCTTCCCGTCTTGCTGGTTATCACAAGCGAGCACATAAGCCATCAGGTAGTAACCTCCAACATAGTAGGAAGAGACCTTTTAAAAGATCCGGGCCTTCACAGGAGTATCTTTGCCGATAACTTTTCGACAGCCCTTTCAGGCCTTGTCGGAGGAGTTCCCACCACAACCTACGGTGAAAACATAGGCGTTATGGCGGTTACAGGTATTTACAGCGTCTATGTAATTGCAGGAGCAGCAATAATTTCGATCTGCATGGCCTTTATAAGCCCCCTTGCAGCCCTGATCCGCACCGTGCCCGGGAATGTCATAGGCGGCATAACCTTCCTTCTCTACGGAATGATAGGAGCCTCAGGCATCCGCCTTTTGGTAGACTCAAAAGTAGATTATTCAAAATCAAAAAACCTCATTCTGACCTCGGTCGTCTTTACCACAGGCTTAAGCGGCCTCAGCATAAAATTCGGCGAAATCGAATTTAAGGGAATGGTACTAGCCTCCCTCGTTGCCGTTATCTTAAGCTTTATCTTCTTTGTCTTTGAAAAACTGGGAGTGCTGGAAGAGTAG
- a CDS encoding DUF368 domain-containing protein has product MLNYIKKIIAGIAVGIANVIPGVSGGTIAVVFGVYSDLIGAASLNVKTIKANFKTYLCLFGGMGLGILLFARFFKLVYEKFPIQTNFFFIGLIVGSIFIIFDLVREKESSFTKASKILWFFIGLSLMLALYFFKGASAYSASAIETLSLGSFLFLFLAGFAGAAAMVIPGISGSFLLLIMGAYYTVIKALTDLNIPIMIPVGLGVLAGIILSARLIGFLMERFPKITYAFILGLVAGSIRHLVPDG; this is encoded by the coding sequence ATGTTAAACTATATAAAGAAAATAATTGCAGGTATTGCCGTCGGCATTGCAAATGTTATACCCGGTGTTTCAGGCGGAACCATAGCCGTCGTCTTCGGGGTTTATTCCGATCTTATAGGGGCAGCAAGCCTTAATGTCAAGACCATTAAGGCTAATTTTAAAACCTACCTCTGCCTTTTCGGAGGTATGGGCCTAGGGATCCTCCTTTTTGCCCGATTTTTTAAACTTGTTTATGAAAAGTTCCCCATACAGACAAACTTCTTTTTTATAGGCTTAATTGTAGGAAGCATCTTTATAATTTTTGACCTTGTACGCGAAAAAGAGAGTTCTTTTACAAAGGCCTCTAAAATCCTTTGGTTTTTTATCGGTTTAAGCCTGATGCTTGCCCTTTACTTTTTTAAGGGAGCCTCCGCTTATTCAGCCTCTGCAATAGAAACCTTAAGCCTCGGCAGTTTTTTGTTCTTATTCCTTGCAGGTTTTGCAGGAGCTGCCGCAATGGTCATTCCCGGCATATCCGGTTCTTTTCTCCTTTTGATAATGGGGGCTTATTACACGGTGATTAAGGCCCTTACCGACCTTAACATTCCTATAATGATTCCTGTAGGCCTAGGAGTCCTTGCAGGCATCATCCTCTCTGCAAGATTAATCGGCTTTTTGATGGAAAGGTTCCCCAAGATAACCTATGCCTTTATTTTAGGCCTCGTTGCGGGCTCAATCAGGCATCTGGTTCCGGACGGCTGA
- a CDS encoding phospho-N-acetylmuramoyl-pentapeptide-transferase gives MLYHIAELLGPYFGPMRLLQSYAVLISLGLFLGFLITVLLLPKFYSKLPKDRGREFTVNPEAAVGKPTGGGVVFISIFVVCVFLLIKPTITQILILGITFAVMLTGFLDDKSEKSWGEYLKGSLDFILSAVTALVIFYIYFEGRVSFWLPFTSSLVEVPPIVFFAVSIIILWISINTTNCTDGVDGLSGTLILLALVSLGIVFYFVLGHIKVAAYLLVPNISTGAKWAVMIFTLCGVLTGYLWHNAYPSKVLMGDAGSRALGFFIGVLVIISRNPFILLMTSGVILINGGTGILKVVMLRFFKIRIFKNIRFPLHDHMKKNLQWSPTQVLIRFVIIQILITIVILGILFKIR, from the coding sequence ATGTTATATCATATTGCAGAATTGCTCGGCCCATATTTCGGGCCTATGAGACTTTTACAATCCTATGCCGTTTTAATTTCTTTAGGCTTGTTTTTAGGCTTTTTAATTACCGTCTTATTATTGCCTAAATTTTATTCCAAATTACCCAAAGACAGGGGGCGGGAGTTTACCGTAAACCCGGAAGCTGCTGTGGGAAAACCCACAGGAGGCGGAGTAGTTTTTATTTCTATCTTTGTAGTTTGCGTTTTTTTATTGATTAAACCGACTATTACTCAGATTCTCATATTGGGGATAACCTTTGCCGTTATGCTGACAGGCTTTTTGGATGATAAATCCGAAAAATCTTGGGGAGAATATTTAAAGGGCAGCTTGGATTTTATTTTATCGGCTGTAACAGCCCTTGTTATTTTTTATATCTATTTTGAGGGAAGAGTTTCCTTTTGGCTTCCCTTTACTTCCAGCCTTGTCGAAGTGCCTCCTATTGTGTTCTTTGCCGTTTCGATAATTATTTTATGGATTTCGATTAACACGACAAACTGTACCGACGGGGTGGACGGTCTTTCAGGAACTCTCATCCTCTTGGCCCTTGTTTCTCTGGGTATAGTTTTTTATTTTGTTTTGGGTCATATCAAGGTTGCGGCCTATCTTTTGGTTCCCAATATCAGCACAGGAGCAAAATGGGCTGTTATGATTTTTACCCTCTGTGGAGTGCTTACGGGCTATCTTTGGCACAATGCCTATCCTAGTAAGGTTCTCATGGGGGATGCAGGCTCGCGGGCTCTCGGCTTTTTTATCGGAGTTCTCGTAATTATTTCACGCAATCCCTTCATCCTTTTGATGACGAGCGGCGTTATCCTCATAAACGGAGGAACGGGTATTTTAAAGGTGGTTATGCTCCGCTTTTTTAAAATCCGTATTTTTAAAAACATCAGGTTTCCCCTCCATGACCACATGAAAAAGAATTTGCAATGGTCGCCGACTCAAGTTTTGATCCGCTTTGTAATTATTCAAATTTTAATTACTATTGTGATTTTAGGAATTCTATTTAAGATTAGATAG
- a CDS encoding ThiF family adenylyltransferase: MSFLSRFEPLIGSSNLKKIENTRIAVFGLGGVGSYTAEALARSGVARNEVSQKGAAQNGAGELILIDGDKIEESNINRQLYALYSTIGKSKTEVARERIADISPSCKVTAINSFILPDTFYTVLGEDFFDGLDFIVDAVDTVALKIFLAVEAEKNEVPLISAMGCGNRLNSDFEFADIYKTSVCPLCKVMRTELKKRNVKHLKVLYSKSECTIKQNPPASAAWVPSIAGLLIAGEVVKHLSRPEDFS; the protein is encoded by the coding sequence ATGAGTTTTTTATCGAGGTTTGAACCTCTTATCGGTTCATCAAATTTAAAGAAGATAGAAAATACCCGTATTGCTGTTTTCGGCCTCGGCGGAGTAGGAAGCTATACTGCCGAGGCTCTTGCCCGAAGCGGTGTGGCCCGGAACGAGGTGTCTCAAAAGGGTGCCGCCCAAAATGGGGCAGGGGAACTCATCCTAATTGACGGCGACAAGATAGAGGAAAGCAATATCAACCGCCAGCTTTATGCCCTCTATTCTACCATAGGAAAATCTAAAACCGAAGTTGCAAGGGAGCGCATTGCCGATATAAGTCCCTCATGTAAGGTAACAGCAATCAATTCCTTTATTTTACCCGATACTTTTTATACTGTCTTAGGCGAAGATTTTTTTGATGGTTTAGACTTTATAGTCGATGCCGTGGACACGGTTGCTCTCAAAATTTTTCTTGCCGTTGAGGCCGAAAAAAATGAGGTTCCTCTTATTTCGGCAATGGGCTGCGGAAACCGCCTAAACTCCGATTTTGAATTTGCAGATATTTACAAGACAAGCGTCTGCCCTCTTTGTAAGGTAATGCGCACCGAGCTAAAAAAAAGGAATGTTAAGCACTTGAAGGTGCTTTATTCTAAAAGTGAATGTACAATAAAGCAAAACCCTCCGGCTTCGGCTGCATGGGTTCCCTCGATCGCAGGTCTTTTAATCGCCGGCGAGGTAGTTAAGCATCTATCTCGGCCAGAAGATTTTTCATGA
- a CDS encoding DNA topoisomerase IV subunit B, which yields MATKKAVYDESKIKTLSSLEHIRLRTGMYIGRLGDGSNPDDGIYILVKEVIDNSIDEFIMGNGSRIDIQQDGNKITVRDFGRGIPLGKLVECVSVINTGAKYNDEVFQFSVGLNGVGTKAVNALSEHFRVVAVRDGKYAEAIFERGNLVSEKKGNAKPGIKNGTLVEFVPDTKIFGEYKFNLDFIEKRIWNYAYLNSGLVLSFNGKLFKSENGLLDLLESNVGTNTIYEVCRYKEKQLEFAFSHTNNYGETYYSFVNGQYTSDGGTHLSAFKEGLLKGINEYFRKSYKSEDVREGTCAAVSVKIQAPVFESQTKNKLGNTEVRSWIVNDTKSAVVEWLQKNADSAAKLESKIIANEKLRTELNTVKKEAKAAAKKIAIKIPKLKDCKFHLGDGKFGEDTMIFITEGDSATGAMVSSRDVLTQAIFSLRGKPENMYGKKRAQIYKNAELYNMMMALGIENDIEGLRYSKIVIATDADNDGFHIRNLLLTFFLSYFEELVTSGRVYILETPLFRVRTKKETSYCYSEKERDEAVSRLGSSSEITRFKGLGEISPKEFGQFIGADIKLLPVTVQTLKKVPSILEFYMGKNTPERRKFIMKNLLAEIDA from the coding sequence ATGGCAACAAAAAAGGCTGTTTACGATGAGTCCAAAATAAAAACCTTAAGCTCCCTTGAACACATCCGTTTGAGAACGGGTATGTACATAGGCCGCTTAGGCGACGGCTCAAATCCCGATGACGGAATTTACATTCTAGTAAAAGAGGTTATCGACAACTCCATAGACGAGTTTATAATGGGAAACGGCTCCCGCATAGATATTCAGCAAGACGGAAACAAGATAACCGTCCGCGACTTCGGGCGGGGCATTCCTTTGGGAAAATTGGTAGAATGTGTTTCGGTTATAAATACGGGCGCAAAGTACAACGATGAGGTCTTTCAGTTTTCCGTCGGATTAAACGGAGTCGGAACAAAGGCCGTAAATGCCCTCTCGGAACATTTTAGGGTTGTCGCCGTAAGGGACGGAAAATACGCGGAAGCAATTTTTGAAAGAGGTAATCTTGTAAGCGAAAAAAAAGGGAACGCAAAGCCCGGCATCAAAAACGGAACCCTTGTCGAATTCGTTCCCGACACAAAAATTTTCGGCGAGTATAAATTTAACTTGGACTTTATCGAAAAACGGATTTGGAACTATGCTTATTTAAACTCAGGCCTTGTTTTAAGTTTTAACGGAAAGCTTTTTAAATCCGAAAACGGCCTTTTGGACTTGCTTGAATCCAATGTCGGCACAAACACCATCTATGAGGTTTGCCGCTACAAGGAAAAGCAGCTTGAGTTTGCATTTTCGCACACAAACAATTACGGCGAAACCTATTATTCCTTTGTAAACGGCCAATACACTTCCGACGGAGGAACCCACCTTTCCGCCTTTAAAGAAGGGCTTCTCAAAGGCATCAACGAATATTTTAGAAAAAGCTATAAGAGCGAGGACGTAAGAGAGGGAACTTGTGCTGCCGTTTCGGTAAAGATTCAAGCTCCGGTATTCGAAAGCCAGACAAAGAACAAACTCGGCAACACCGAGGTGCGCTCCTGGATAGTCAACGATACAAAGTCGGCGGTCGTAGAATGGCTTCAAAAAAATGCGGACTCGGCCGCAAAGCTTGAAAGCAAAATAATTGCCAACGAAAAGCTCCGCACCGAGCTAAACACCGTAAAAAAAGAAGCAAAGGCCGCGGCAAAAAAAATTGCCATAAAGATTCCGAAACTGAAGGACTGCAAATTCCATTTGGGAGACGGAAAATTCGGTGAAGACACCATGATCTTTATCACCGAGGGAGATTCCGCGACAGGAGCCATGGTTTCAAGCAGGGATGTTTTAACTCAGGCAATTTTTTCTCTTCGAGGAAAGCCCGAAAACATGTACGGCAAAAAGCGGGCACAGATATACAAAAATGCCGAGCTTTACAATATGATGATGGCACTCGGCATCGAAAACGACATCGAGGGCTTGCGCTATTCTAAAATCGTAATAGCAACGGATGCCGACAACGACGGCTTTCACATCCGCAATCTGCTTTTAACCTTCTTTTTAAGCTATTTTGAAGAGCTGGTTACCTCAGGCCGCGTATACATCTTGGAAACGCCCCTTTTCAGGGTGCGCACCAAAAAAGAGACATCTTATTGCTATTCCGAAAAGGAAAGGGATGAGGCTGTAAGCCGCTTAGGTTCATCTTCCGAAATTACCCGCTTTAAGGGTTTGGGAGAAATAAGCCCCAAGGAGTTCGGTCAATTTATCGGGGCCGATATAAAGCTCCTCCCCGTAACCGTTCAAACCCTAAAAAAAGTTCCTTCAATCTTGGAATTCTACATGGGCAAGAACACCCCGGAGCGCCGCAAATTTATCATGAAAAATCTTCTGGCCGAGATAGATGCTTAA
- a CDS encoding copper homeostasis protein CutC, with the protein MKKIKIEICAGSFEDAVLAEKAGASRIELNSSLFLGGLTPSLGTLRLVKKETGLEVMVMVRPRAAGFFYSPYEYKTMIEDAKLFIDNGADGLVFGFLKKDGTIDAKRCETLIKIAGSRDKVFHRAIDVVPDPLKALDELISLGFTRVLTSGQEPTAYEGADLIAKMIKRAKGRIEILPGGGITEKNASKIIKLTGADQIHFAALKRREEPSTKANPAIYYGGALYPPEDSIEVAGLDEMIRVRENLK; encoded by the coding sequence ATGAAAAAAATTAAAATAGAAATTTGTGCAGGCTCTTTTGAAGATGCCGTTTTAGCTGAAAAGGCCGGAGCTTCAAGGATTGAGCTTAATTCTTCTCTTTTTTTGGGAGGATTAACTCCGTCCCTCGGCACCCTAAGGCTGGTTAAAAAAGAAACAGGTTTGGAGGTTATGGTCATGGTAAGGCCCCGAGCTGCCGGCTTTTTTTACTCTCCTTATGAATATAAAACGATGATTGAAGATGCAAAACTTTTTATAGATAACGGAGCCGACGGCCTTGTGTTCGGTTTTTTAAAAAAGGACGGAACCATCGATGCAAAGAGGTGCGAGACTCTTATAAAGATTGCAGGCAGCAGGGACAAGGTTTTTCATAGGGCCATAGATGTAGTTCCCGATCCCCTAAAGGCTTTAGATGAGCTTATTTCTTTAGGTTTTACAAGAGTTTTAACGAGCGGGCAAGAGCCGACAGCCTATGAGGGTGCCGATTTGATTGCCAAAATGATAAAAAGAGCTAAGGGCCGAATCGAAATTTTGCCCGGCGGCGGCATTACCGAAAAAAACGCTTCAAAAATAATCAAGCTCACAGGTGCGGATCAAATTCACTTTGCTGCTCTTAAGAGGAGGGAAGAACCTTCTACCAAGGCAAACCCTGCAATCTATTACGGAGGAGCCCTCTATCCGCCTGAGGACAGCATCGAAGTTGCCGGCCTCGACGAGATGATAAGGGTAAGGGAAAATTTGAAGTAA
- a CDS encoding Rpn family recombination-promoting nuclease/putative transposase: protein MNNEKTILNPKTDWVFKLMFSKGEEGNKALISFLNAFLEDSYGKITKAEILNTELIRDRPSGETYRLDFLIKTDTGLLVDLEMQQFWKTNYPRRSQMYLMRLASRFLKTEPKEDDFLYAISLSVFGCDVPKNAELVKMPEGSVIQYLYVELNKLIVYTMKKRLEEYNLKDFWIRFLTNYEEDKKSGMLEELCRLEEGIRMAEATLFRVTDEERRMAIELSNEKYEMYVECERNEARRLGLEEGRAEGSYQAKLETAASFKRLGIDIDKIVEGTGLSREKIESL from the coding sequence ATGAATAATGAAAAAACTATTTTAAACCCCAAGACCGATTGGGTATTTAAGCTGATGTTTTCCAAAGGCGAAGAAGGCAACAAGGCTTTGATAAGCTTTTTAAATGCCTTTTTGGAAGATTCTTACGGTAAAATCACAAAGGCCGAAATCCTAAACACCGAGCTCATTAGAGATAGACCGTCGGGTGAAACCTACCGCCTTGATTTTTTAATTAAAACCGACACAGGCCTTCTTGTAGACCTTGAAATGCAGCAATTTTGGAAAACCAACTATCCAAGGCGGAGTCAAATGTATCTTATGCGGCTGGCTTCGCGCTTTTTAAAGACAGAGCCTAAGGAAGACGATTTTTTGTACGCCATAAGCCTTTCGGTTTTCGGCTGCGATGTTCCTAAAAACGCAGAGCTTGTAAAGATGCCTGAAGGTTCTGTAATTCAATATCTTTATGTTGAATTAAACAAGCTAATAGTTTATACTATGAAAAAGAGATTAGAAGAGTATAATCTAAAAGATTTTTGGATAAGATTTTTAACCAACTATGAAGAAGATAAAAAAAGCGGGATGTTGGAAGAATTATGCAGATTAGAGGAGGGTATAAGAATGGCAGAAGCGACACTCTTTAGGGTAACGGATGAAGAGAGGCGAATGGCAATAGAACTCTCTAACGAAAAATATGAGATGTATGTAGAATGTGAACGTAATGAGGCTAGGCGGCTGGGTTTAGAGGAAGGCCGAGCTGAAGGTTCATATCAAGCAAAGTTGGAAACAGCAGCATCTTTTAAACGGCTTGGAATCGATATCGATAAAATAGTTGAGGGAACCGGCTTAAGCCGCGAAAAAATAGAAAGTCTTTAG
- a CDS encoding methylaspartate mutase subunit E, whose product MRWKNKKIPEGEFMEMREEILQTWPTGKDVDLKESIDYLKKIPPEKNFAIKLEQADKEGITTAQPRAGVPLLDEHINLLKFLQDEGGADFLPSTIDAYTRQNRYEEGEAGIEASKRAGRSLMNGFPAVNWGVGPCRQVLEAVNLPLQARHGTPDARLLSEIIHAGGYTSNEGGGISYNVPYAKAVSIEHSIMCWQYADRLVGFYEENGVHLNREPFGPLTGTLVPPSVAIAVGVIEALLAAEQGVKSITVGYGMCGNMTQDVAAVISLREITKDYMKKFGYKDTCITTVFHQWMGGFPADESRAYGLISLGSTTAALSGATKVIVKTPHEAFGIPTKEANAGGIKATKMVLNLLKGQRYPDSKILAQEIELIKAETKCIMDRVYEIGHGDLVEGTIKAFEAGVIDIPFAPSQYNAGKVMPARDNDGCIRYLMPGNLPFTKDILDFNREKLEERAKADKREVDFQMSVDDVYAVSSGVLVGRPAKH is encoded by the coding sequence ATGAGATGGAAAAATAAAAAAATCCCTGAGGGAGAGTTTATGGAGATGAGAGAAGAAATTCTCCAAACATGGCCCACGGGAAAGGATGTTGACTTAAAAGAGTCTATCGATTATCTAAAGAAGATCCCGCCTGAAAAAAACTTTGCAATTAAACTTGAACAAGCCGATAAAGAAGGCATTACTACGGCACAGCCTCGTGCCGGTGTTCCTCTTTTGGATGAACACATCAATCTATTAAAGTTTTTACAGGATGAGGGCGGTGCCGACTTTTTACCGAGTACCATTGACGCTTATACGCGCCAAAATAGATATGAAGAGGGTGAGGCCGGTATTGAGGCTTCAAAGAGGGCCGGCCGCTCTTTAATGAACGGTTTTCCTGCCGTAAACTGGGGTGTAGGTCCCTGCCGCCAAGTTTTGGAAGCCGTAAACCTTCCCTTGCAGGCAAGACACGGAACCCCCGATGCCCGTCTCCTTTCAGAGATTATCCATGCCGGAGGATACACCTCCAATGAAGGCGGAGGAATAAGCTACAACGTTCCCTATGCAAAGGCCGTTTCAATCGAACATAGTATAATGTGCTGGCAATATGCCGACCGCCTGGTAGGCTTTTATGAAGAAAACGGAGTTCACCTAAATAGAGAACCCTTCGGTCCTCTTACAGGAACCCTCGTGCCTCCCTCGGTTGCTATTGCAGTAGGCGTTATCGAAGCCTTGCTTGCAGCAGAGCAGGGTGTCAAAAGCATCACTGTAGGCTACGGTATGTGCGGAAACATGACACAGGACGTTGCTGCCGTAATTTCCTTGAGAGAAATCACCAAGGACTATATGAAAAAATTCGGCTACAAGGATACGTGCATCACTACCGTTTTCCACCAATGGATGGGAGGCTTTCCCGCAGATGAGTCCAGGGCCTACGGTCTTATTTCTTTGGGAAGTACAACCGCTGCTCTTTCCGGAGCTACAAAGGTAATCGTTAAAACCCCGCATGAGGCCTTCGGTATTCCTACCAAGGAAGCCAATGCAGGAGGCATCAAGGCTACTAAGATGGTTTTGAACCTTTTGAAGGGACAACGCTATCCCGATTCAAAAATTCTCGCCCAAGAAATTGAGCTTATCAAGGCAGAAACAAAGTGTATTATGGACAGGGTCTATGAGATAGGACATGGAGATCTGGTTGAAGGCACTATCAAGGCCTTTGAAGCCGGTGTAATCGATATTCCCTTTGCCCCTTCCCAGTACAATGCCGGAAAGGTAATGCCTGCCCGCGACAATGACGGATGCATCCGCTACCTGATGCCGGGAAACCTCCCCTTTACAAAGGATATTCTCGACTTTAACAGGGAAAAACTTGAAGAGAGGGCCAAGGCCGATAAGAGGGAAGTTGACTTCCAGATGTCGGTTGATGACGTTTATGCCGTAAGTTCCGGCGTTTTGGTCGGAAGACCGGCTAAACACTAA
- a CDS encoding methylaspartate ammonia-lyase — MKIVDVVCAEGKTGFYFDDQKAIKMGAGHDGFFYTGKPVTEGFTSIRQAGEAISVMFVLEDGQVAYGDCAAVQYSGAGGRDPLFLAKDFIPVIEKDIKPLFVGKEITNFREMAKTFEEHKVNGKRMHTALRYGISQAILDAVAKARHITMAEVVVDEYKTGCKIKRIPIFTQSGDDRYLNADKMIIKQAEVLPHGLFNNVEEKTGKNGEKLLEYVKWLKNRVETMRTCKNYNPIFHIDVYGTIGDFTNNDVPKMTAYLKTLEEAAAPFKLRIEGPMDMGDREKQMQVLAALTKSLDDNGVKVELVADEWCNTLEDIQYFADNRAGHMIQIKTPDLGGINNTIEAILYCKEKGVGAYCGGTCNETNRSAEVIVNCSVAAGAAQQLAKPGMGVDEGYMIINNEMNRIVALANRK, encoded by the coding sequence ATGAAAATTGTTGATGTTGTTTGCGCAGAAGGAAAAACAGGATTCTATTTTGATGACCAAAAGGCTATCAAGATGGGCGCAGGTCATGACGGATTTTTCTATACCGGAAAACCCGTAACAGAGGGCTTTACCTCAATCAGACAGGCAGGTGAAGCTATTTCCGTTATGTTCGTTCTTGAAGACGGTCAGGTAGCCTACGGCGACTGTGCTGCCGTACAGTATTCCGGAGCAGGCGGACGCGATCCCCTCTTTTTGGCAAAGGACTTTATTCCCGTAATCGAAAAGGACATAAAGCCCCTCTTTGTAGGAAAAGAAATTACAAACTTTAGAGAAATGGCCAAAACCTTTGAAGAACATAAAGTAAACGGAAAGAGAATGCACACGGCTCTCCGCTACGGTATTTCTCAAGCCATCCTTGATGCAGTTGCAAAGGCCCGCCACATAACAATGGCCGAGGTTGTTGTAGACGAATACAAGACCGGCTGCAAAATAAAGAGAATCCCGATCTTCACCCAGTCGGGCGATGACCGCTACTTAAATGCCGATAAGATGATTATCAAGCAGGCTGAAGTTCTCCCCCACGGTCTATTTAACAATGTTGAAGAAAAAACCGGTAAAAACGGTGAAAAACTTTTGGAATATGTTAAGTGGCTCAAAAACAGAGTTGAAACCATGAGAACCTGCAAGAACTACAATCCTATCTTCCACATTGATGTATACGGCACAATCGGAGACTTTACAAATAACGATGTTCCCAAGATGACTGCCTATCTTAAAACCTTGGAAGAAGCTGCCGCTCCTTTTAAACTTAGAATTGAAGGCCCCATGGATATGGGCGACAGAGAAAAGCAGATGCAGGTGCTTGCAGCTCTTACAAAGAGCCTTGACGATAACGGCGTAAAGGTAGAGCTTGTTGCCGATGAATGGTGCAACACCCTCGAAGACATTCAGTACTTTGCAGATAACCGCGCAGGCCACATGATTCAGATTAAGACCCCAGACCTCGGAGGAATTAACAACACAATCGAAGCCATCCTTTACTGCAAGGAAAAGGGAGTCGGAGCCTACTGCGGAGGTACATGTAACGAAACCAACCGCTCGGCCGAAGTTATCGTAAACTGCTCTGTTGCAGCCGGTGCTGCCCAGCAGCTTGCAAAACCCGGTATGGGTGTTGACGAAGGCTACATGATCATCAATAACGAGATGAATAGGATCGTTGCCTTAGCCAATAGGAAATAA